Genomic DNA from Leptotrichia wadei:
ACCCATTCCATTTTCTGAAATAAACCATTTTATATTTTTATAGTTATCCTGAATATTTTTAGCAATATCATAAATCGCCTGTGGATAAATTTCCCATCCTCTGTAAATATTCATTCTTTTCCCTGGCATATCATAATTTTCAAAATATTTATCAGGCAGCCACCCATTTTTAGAAATATCAAACTCTGTTTCTCTTGCCTTTATTCTTCTAGGCTGATAATAATTCACTCCCAGAAAGTCAACTGTATTTTCTGAAATAATTTTTAGTTCCTCTTCTGTATTTTCCCACAAAACTCCATCCTTTTCCAATATATCTGTCAGCAATTCAGGAAATTTACCATAAATCGCAGGATCCAGAAATGAATTGTTAAAAAAAGCATCTGATATTTTGGCAGCCTTTACGTCCTCTTCATTTTCACTCCTTGGATACGATGGCGTTAAATTCAAAATTATTCCTATTTCCCCATCTTTTTTCAGCATCTCTGTTTTTCTAAATTCCTCAATTACCTTTGCCGAAGCAAGTGCCGTATTATACAAAACCTGCATAGCTTTTTTTCCATCTACAATAAGCGGATAATGGAATTGATACATATATTGTGCCTCCACAGGCACTATAGGCTCATTAAATGTTGTCCAGTATTTTACCTTGTCCCCAAACAGCTCAAATGCTTTTCTGGCATATTTTATAAACAATTCAACCACATGCTTTGATTCCCAGCCACCATATTTTTCCTGCAACTCTATTGGCATATCAAAATGGAACAAGTTCATCACAAGAGTAATCCCATTTTTCTCAAATTCCTCTATAACCTCTTTATAAAATCTCACTCCATCCTCATCAACTTCCCCAGTTTCAAAATCCTTTATGAGCCGTGTCCATTGAATCGATGTTCTTAGTGAATTAAGCCCAATCTCCTTATAAAGCCTTATATCTTCCCTAAAACTGTTATAAAAATTTGAAGCCACATCAGGCCCTACACCATCAAAAAACGCCTTCTTATCTGTATCAAACCAGTAGTCAAATATATTTCTGCTCTTCTTATTAAATCTCCCCTCACTCTGTGGCCCCGAAGTAGCCGATCCCCACCAGAAATTATCTGGAAATTTCAATTTTGCCATTACTATCCCTCCATCTATCTAATTATCTATATCTTTATCTTTTCCTTATTTTCAATATTATTATATTTTCATTTTTAATAAAAATCAAGTCTTTATTTTTAAAAGATATATCTTTTATATTAAAAAGACTATAAAAACGATTTCCTTATTCTATAATGAATATATAGAAAAAATAATACAATAATGCTATAATAACAAAACAAAATCTCCTAGCAAGAGGAGTAACTTATGAAAAAACTATTTAAAAGCAAAATAGAAATTATCAAATTTTCAGAAAAATTTTGCTATATCAAACTTATACCCAATTATATAAATAATATACAAAATATAATTCAAAAACAACAAATGAAAATACCTACAAAATAATAGGAAGGAGATATCAAAATGTCAGAATATACAACAATTTGGGAAGCAGTAAGATTTGGAACATTAAAAAATGTTATAGAAATATTCAAAAAAGGAGATGAAAAAATTGGAGATGCATCAGGAGATAGTATATTATTTGATGCATTAGCAAATACTAATAGCTTTGCACGTTATGAAATTACTAATTTTTTAATAAATAAAGGAGCTGATGTTAAAGCAGTAACAGAAGATGGGATAAGTTTATTTTTTCCGTTATTCTCATATGGTTGGACAGATATAGTAAAAACAACAATATTATGTAAAACATTATTGGAAAAAGGTGCAGATATAACAACAATATATAAGAAAGAGAAAACGGTTTCTTTCAAGGAATTATTTAATATTGGTGCTCCTGAAATGGAAATGTTACCACTATATCAGCTAATATTTTCTCAACCAGGACTTCCTCTTTTAGTAAAGGATAAATGGGGATTAACAGTAATTGAATTTGCCAGAAGATCTAATAGGCCAATAGCAGTGAAAATGATGGAAGATTATGTAAAAAAATATAATTTGAAAGAAGACAGTTAGAATTTTTAGATAACCGTTGTTGTAAAAGGCAGCGGTTATTTTTTAGTAATTTTTTTATAATCAAACTGCTTTTTATTAAAATACAAGAAATTAACTTTTACCGAATATCATTATTGAGAATAACTTTATACTATTTCCTATTTAAAGAGTTGAAATCAAAAATTCATGAAATTAAAGTCATTTTTTTACATGATTATAGTAACTATTAAAATATCCTTTAATTAAATTTAATCATTAAGTATCCATCTTAAAGACTTTTATAATTTTATTTATAAGTATTATGATTAATAATAGTTTTTTATATTTTTTATTCAATTTTTTTGTAACGTAAGGGCATCAGACGCTATGCCCTTTTTCGCAATAATAGTTATTTTAACATGTATAACTGGCTACTACTTAGAGATAATGGCGAAACGTTCTACGAACTACCCCACTTACGCAAAACTTTCTTATAAAGAAAAA
This window encodes:
- a CDS encoding glycoside hydrolase family 1 protein; the protein is MAKLKFPDNFWWGSATSGPQSEGRFNKKSRNIFDYWFDTDKKAFFDGVGPDVASNFYNSFREDIRLYKEIGLNSLRTSIQWTRLIKDFETGEVDEDGVRFYKEVIEEFEKNGITLVMNLFHFDMPIELQEKYGGWESKHVVELFIKYARKAFELFGDKVKYWTTFNEPIVPVEAQYMYQFHYPLIVDGKKAMQVLYNTALASAKVIEEFRKTEMLKKDGEIGIILNLTPSYPRSENEEDVKAAKISDAFFNNSFLDPAIYGKFPELLTDILEKDGVLWENTEEELKIISENTVDFLGVNYYQPRRIKARETEFDISKNGWLPDKYFENYDMPGKRMNIYRGWEIYPQAIYDIAKNIQDNYKNIKWFISENGMGVEGEEKFKNEQGIIEDDYRIDFFREHLTHLHRAIEEGSNCFGYHTWTPIDCWSWTNAYKNRYGFISVDLPTQIKTIKKSGYWIKKVSETNEIDSWDI
- a CDS encoding ankyrin repeat domain-containing protein, translated to MSEYTTIWEAVRFGTLKNVIEIFKKGDEKIGDASGDSILFDALANTNSFARYEITNFLINKGADVKAVTEDGISLFFPLFSYGWTDIVKTTILCKTLLEKGADITTIYKKEKTVSFKELFNIGAPEMEMLPLYQLIFSQPGLPLLVKDKWGLTVIEFARRSNRPIAVKMMEDYVKKYNLKEDS